In Rhinoraja longicauda isolate Sanriku21f chromosome 27, sRhiLon1.1, whole genome shotgun sequence, one DNA window encodes the following:
- the LOC144606692 gene encoding C-reactive protein-like, giving the protein MKPFIPLVLVMCIYLSGSDSADLKGKSAIFPTATDNSFIKLDASDFAYLTAFTVCLRAASEENRVYSLFSYATSSSANSILIWQQSKTELWLELGNQRTIFFVTEMNSLLSHICVTWESQGGEITVWVNGRGSLQKVSGKGLVVKGSGTFIIGQEQDSVGGGFDINQSFVGEMTDVDMWDRVLKPNDIKLISQGCFTDGGNIIDWDLTPFTSGGNVIIEDNDDCAV; this is encoded by the exons ATGAAGCCCTTTATTCCACTTGTGCTTGTGATGTGCATTTACCTGTCAGGATCTGACAGTGCAG ATTTGAAGGGAAAATCAGCGATATTCCCAACAGCAACAGACAACAGTTTCATCAAATTGGATGCATCTGATTTCGCCTACTTGACCGCCTTTACTGTCTGCCTCAGGGCAGCCTCTGAAGAGAATCGCGTTTACTCATTGTTCTCGTACGCAACAAGCTCTTCCGCCAATAGTATACTGATATGGCAACAATCTAAAACAGAATTATGGTTAGaattaggaaaccaaagaacTATATTTTTCGTCACAGAAATGAATTCTTTACTGAGCCACATCTGTGTGACCTGGGAGTCTCAAGGGGGTGAGATAACAGTCTGGGTCAATGGGAGAGGCAGTCTACAGAAGGTTAGTGGAAAGGGTCTGGTTGTGAAAGGGTCTGGTACGTTTATAATTGGTCAGGAGCAAGACTCAGTCGGTGGAGGTTTTGACATCAATCAATCTTTTGTCGGAGAGATGACAGATGTTGATATGTGGGATCGTGTTCTAAAACCAAATGATATTAAGTTGATCAGTCAGGGTTGTTTCACAGATGGAGGGAACATCATTGACTGGGATTTAACACCATTTACATCAGGGGGGAACGTCATTATTGAAGACAATGATGATTGTGCCGTTTAG